A genomic segment from Scomber japonicus isolate fScoJap1 chromosome 11, fScoJap1.pri, whole genome shotgun sequence encodes:
- the lacc1 gene encoding purine nucleoside phosphorylase LACC1 encodes MSEAVLLDLIHGFCSTCCVSLLEERAAEPHVFLLCGHYQQNNSCTDTSVLSGSSVQVLDFSSTAECLYRFKQTVDGLNLSLVTVLTSPQGRQVLRLYQDLLFTAAYTFDYKVMSVDSTCLSCRSLAHKDPPGERVHEEVCALLQQLPALQGDVTTLASSLIPDCFGHGFSTRTGGVSYIPTLSSLNLFSSSRRRDPRAVVQENRRRLALHAGFHPQPLHFVKVNHASDVWVMGKAEPESYDGIVTNQSEVVLAAPGADCMPVLFADPVSMVIGAAHAGWKGTLMGVAMATVEAMVTEFGCQVSNIIVAVGPSVGACCFTLGRQQALDFHRIHPNCVSDLQSARPHVNIRLANRILLEQGGILPEHIHDDMMTDRSCVTPCTSCHPEAFFSHVRDGINFGTQVGFLWIKSEKVQP; translated from the exons atgtcAGAAGCCGTGCTGTTGGATCTCATTCATGGCTTCTGTTCAACATGCTGCGTGTCCCTGCTGGAGGAACGTGCAGCAGAGCCGCATGTGTTCCTGCTGTGTGGACATTATCAGCAGAACAACAGCTGTACTGACACATCTGTGCTGTCAGGCAGCAGCGTGCAGGTGCTGGACTTCAGCTCCACCGCGGAGTGTTTGTACCGGTTCAAGCAGACTGTGGACGGGCTGAACCTGAGCTTGGTCACGGTCCTCACGTCTCCGCAGGGCAGACAGGTGCTACGTTTGTACCAGGACCTGCTTTTTACAGCCGCGTACACTTTTGACTACAAGGTGATGTCAGTTGACAGTACCTGTCTGAGCTGCAGAAGTCTAGCCCACAAAGATCCACCTGGAGAAAGAGTCCATGAAGAAGTGTGCGCCTTACTGCAGCAGCTGCCTGCTCTACAGGGTGACGTCACGACTCTGGCGTCATCACTGATTCCAG aCTGTTTCGGTCATGGCTTCAGTACTCGTACAGGTGGAGTTTCCTACATTCCCACTCTGTCCTCCTTGAAtctgttcagcagcagcaggaggagagatCCCAGGGCTGTGGTGCAGGAAAACAGACGGCGACTGGCCCTCCATGCTGGTTTTCACCCTCAACCACTTCACTTTGTCAAG GTGAACCACGCCAGTGATGTCTGGGTTATGGGAAAAGCTGAGCCAGAGAGCTATGATGGGATTGTAACCAATCAGAGTGAAGTGGTTTTAGCAGCTCCAGGGGCAGACTGCATGCCAGTCCTGTTTGCTGATCCAGTGTCAATGGTCATCGGAGCGGCTCACGCAG GCTGGAAAGGAACCCTGATGGGGGTTGCTATGGCAACGGTAGAGGCCATGGTGACAGAGTTTGGTTGCCAGGTGAGCAACATCATTGTGGCCGTTGGACCGTCAGTGGGGGCGTGTTGCTTCACTCTGGGGAGACAGCAGGCACTCGACTTCCATCGAATCCATCCAAACTGTGTCTCTGATCTACAGTCAGCCAGACCTCATGTAAACATCCGCCTCGCCAACAG AATTCTCCTGGAACAAGGCGGGATCCTGCCTGAGCACATCCATGACGACATGATGACAGACAGGTCTTGTGTGACGCCCTGCACCTCCTGTCACCCTGAGGCCTTCTTCTCCCACGTCAGAGACGGGATCAACTTCGGCACCCAGGTGGGCTTCCTGTGGATCAAATCTGAAAAAGTCCAACCTTAA